The Biomphalaria glabrata chromosome 7, xgBioGlab47.1, whole genome shotgun sequence region AGATTGGCTCATAGcagtctgagcatgctataagcatgaaagtaaaataaaagctaTATTTTTGTTAACATTGAGATTTATGGAAGGTATAAGACTTCACagtagtgggaagcgtggtcgagaggtgcgcttgaacttggcttgtcttggctacctagaagggggctcgaggttcgacacccgactcgggcagagttgtttttactgagcgcctaaaggcagcacggaaaaccaactcctagataccccctcccccccccccccccccccactggtccacaagagattggaccaaaagcgctctgagcatgctataagcatgaaagtagcgctatataatgactataataataatagtgtgACATGTTGATAAATACACAGTGTGATGTAACCCTTTCAagttgtacacattattttttttcagacgtCTGTGGACTACTTCCCAACCACAATGACAGACAACAAAGGTTTTTCTGGGGAGGAAAAAATTCCGAAATTTGATTTGGTAACAGTAACTACTCAGAATTCAACACCGCAGGAGAAGTCACGTGACGGGGAGATGAAAGGTAATCTTAGTACAAACTTGCCCACCTTACACGACAAATCTTCCAGAGACTCGTTTTGTTGGATTCAACCAATTTTTGTGATGTTGCGACCTGTGACAAAGGTGTCGAAAATTTACATGACCCCCTAGACTGGATAATATTGGTCCCCTAGGCCGAATAATATTCTTCCCTTTTCTATATgaagcaaaattaattatttaccactaattgataaatcatttttttgtatAGATGCATGTGTTGTTATTGATGCATGTGTTGTTATTGATGCATGTGTTGTTATTGACTATGAAACATTGTTTCACCTTAATcccagaatgggaagtaggagaagaaaatgtaaaagaatcaacccagacagacagacagacagacggaatgagttatattaattttgtaataaaatcaTTTTCACCAGTTGGCAGATGGCTAgtatagaaaaataaagaaggggggggggagttatcCGTTGACTCTAAAAAGCCGATTAGAGGAAGCAACAGGTCTATAACAATATAAACGTCAATTGGCATTTTCTAAGAATCCAGATCagatagttttttgtttttgttttcgtaAAATTAGAGAGTTACAAGTACCGCAAGGGAAGTAAGTTGGTTAAAgagttataattcaaacaaaggaatttttttttatttcacaatttGTCGAATGTCAGTGTAAGGTCCAGTGCTTAGTGCAAGAAGAGCGAGATAGGTACATGACATCAAATCTTAGACTAACTTATCCCTTGAGGGCTCGTTGAAAACATCAGCGGATCGAGATAGGTCAAGATGGCGCGAAGTTTTGAAAGAGTGAGCAGTGGTGTCCATACAACTATCTCACGCAGGTGCGGGCTAAAAGAAGTGAAATAAGAATCCCCCAGTCGTTACACAGATAGATTCTctattaattttgaaaaatgataTTTGAAACCAAAcaatttgtattttctttttttcttcttctttatttcCGGCAGACGGCAAGCCGTCTATGACTGTGAAGGTCATCTTGAAGAATGTCTTCGTGGTAAGTTTGGCCTTCACCTTCCTCTTCACGGCCTTCAACTCCATGGCCAACCTCCAGACAAGTCTCAACAAGGAAGATGGTAAGTGTTTTGTAAATCGTTTGTATAGGCAAGTGAGCTCACGCAATCATCCGGGCTtttagcaccccccccccttccatatATACACCATCTAGCTGGAGtgaatacaatttattttttaaaaagtatttgatCTGAAGTCGAAACATTATTAGAACTCGATCCTAAGTTCATTTTGACAAAGTCATATAAattcactcagtctgtctgtctgtctggtagaaatATGTACAGATTTTGTCTCCCTCAGCGGACCTCTCTCTCTTAAAAGAGAATataataaaacttttaacaatttaatttaatactgGTCATAGCGACACccagagtgttacaaggtcatctATCGTCATCGAGAATTACACAGAAGTCTAGTTCCTCGTCCCATAtcctaggacaaatttgtacaaatactccttcttccctagtgctattagaacatggaatgggtttcctgagctagccaggaaaaccagtgacttggctgaatttaagtcattggttaatatgcatgactaaatgcatgacgcgtaggacgtaatcatcttcttttttgaagtaacgtctgtattatataagataagataagataagaagataaagcgctgattgtgagtgtgtatgtgtttcgtgtgtgaatgttggttcgcatttgcatctatattgttattgttacagtagttacgctgatgaggtcaattgtagtcaaactgaatttccacttgattggaccaataaaaatgatcCTATCTTTTCGTATCTTAACTCTTTcgctccgtaattatttttgttaattttgaaggacatcttcattttgctcattactatttcactaccctgttatgattaagcttcaatagcttttgttgtttgttatcagaaaatgttgcatttggctgtttatatatattttcaaagtcaagtttaaaagttcaacattaatttaatttaatgagatcaaatcaacgatggtatcgtcgattaggagagaaagagttaagtcgaGCTGTTTCATGCTGTTTCCCCACAGGGGTTGGTGCTTGGAGTATGTCCACCATCTATGTCAGCCTGATCGTGTCCTGCATGTTTCTCCCAAACTTCATCATCTCCAGACTGGGCTGCAAGTGGACAATCCCAATCTCAATGATTGGTTACATTCTCTTCATGGGAGCCAACTTTTATGCCGTTAAAGGTAACTCTTgcacattacaaaaaaaaaaaaattaattaaaaaattcagAAACGTTGGCTTGACAGATTACATACCTTAAATAAACAGTGCCCCGGCTTCTCATAATTAAATGTCACTGTTGAATTGTTTAGGTAATAACTGGTTTACGCTTGTATTTCTTCTATTCAGAGATTTCTCTCTTCTAGCACGAATTTGGGAGAATAGAAACAAAGCACAACATGGATAAAAACCTGTGTTGACATAACAATGTAATTACTTCCCATGatgtagttatatatatatatatatatatatatatatatatatatatattcaaacaaATGTTTGTCGATATAAGATCAAAAACTTCACCAACTATTCAAGTCTGCAACAAAGCGTCTTGTCTGCAGGTCTCAACGGAACAAGAATCACAAGGAACAAGAACATTAAGAAGTAAGAAAATCTAGGAACAAGAACACCAAggaagaagaacattaagaaatAAGAACATCAAGGAACAAGAACTACACATTGAACATGAAATAGTGACCAAAAATGTCAGTGAAAGAATAATGAAGCGTAATGCCACTAATGGTATCAGAGACAAACATGTGTACAGCGATATCATTGATTACAAAAACAAGGTTACGGACGCCATATCCTAAAGGCGACaccttttttaatatttgtactGCCATGTTGACGTTTCAtagattacaaaaataattatgttgCTTTTGTTCATATTATGTTTGGACTGATCTAGGACAATCTAAACCTCGCCAATTCAACAACCTCGCCAACTCAACCTAGACACGACAACATATTGTTTTTAatcacacaaacatacacatgtAGCCATAAAAACTCACACATGTAGCCTTAAAAACTCACACATGTAACCACACCAGCTCACAAATCATGTAACCTAAATTACTTTTTGTTACCACACCAACTCATACACGTGACCACACCCACTCGCACATGTAACAACACCAACTTGCACATGTAACCACACCAACTTGCACATGTAACCACACAAACTCATACAAGTGGCCACACAAACTCGCACATGTAACAACACCAACTTGCACATGTAACCACACAAACTCATACAAGTGACCACACCAACTCGCACATGTAACCACACCAACTCGCGCATGTAACCACACCAACTTGCACATGTAACCACACCAACTCGCACATGTAACCACACCAACTCGCGCATGTAACCACACCAACTCGCACATGTAACCACACCAACTCGCACATGTAACCACACCAACTTGCACATGTAACCACACAAACTCATACAAGTGACCACACCAACTCGCACATGTAACCACACCAACTCGCACATGTAACCACATCAACTCGCACATGTAACCACACCAACTTGCACATGTAACCACACAAACTCATACAAGTGACCACACAAACTCGCACATGTAACCACACCAACTCGCACATGTAACCACACCAACTCGCACATGTAACCACACCAACTTGCACATGTAACCACACAAACTCATACAAGTGACCACACCAACTCGCACATGTAACCACACCAACTCGCACATGTAACCACATCAACTCGCACATGTAACCACACCAACTTGCACATGTAACCACACCAACTCATACACGTGACCACACCAACTCGCACATGTAACCACACCAACTCATACACGTGACCACACCAACTCGCACATGTAACCACACCAACTCATACACGTGACCACACCAACTCGCACATGTAACCACATCAACTCGCACATGTAACCACACCAACTCGCACATGTAACCACACCAACTCGCACATGTAACCACACCAACTCGCACATGTAACCACACCAACTCGCACATGTAACCACACCAACTCGCACATGTAACCACACCAACTCATATACGTGACCACACCAACTCGCACATGTAACCACACCAACTCATACACGTGACCACACCAACTCGCACATGTAACCACACCAACTCGCACATGTAACCACACCAACTCATACAAGTGACCACACGTGACCACACCAACTCGCACATGTAACCACACAAACTCATACAAGTGACCACACCAACTCGCACATGTAACAACACCAACTCGCACATGTAACCACACCAACTCATACACGTGACCACACCAACTCGCACATGTAACCACACAAACTCATACAAGTGACCACACCAACTCGCATATGTAACAACACCAACTCGCACATGTAACCACACCAACTTGCACATGTAACAACACCAACTCATACACGTGACCACACCAACTCGCACATGTAACCACACCAACTCGCACATGTAACAACACCAACTCGCACATGTAACCACACCAACTCATACACGTGACCACACCAACTCGCACATGTAACCACACAAACTCATACAAGTGACCACACCAACTCGCATATGTAACAACACCAACTCGCACATGTAACCACACCAACTCATACACTTGACCACACCAACTCGCACATGTAACCACACCAACTCGCGCATGTAACCACATCTCGATCATTAATTTCAACCCTTTATCCCTCAGGGACCATGATACCCGCATCAATTATACTAGGCATGGGTGCCGCACCTCTCTGGTCTGCCAAATGTACTTACCTGACTCAGATAGGTGTTTGGTATTCTAAACTGACCAATCAGGATCAAGATGGGGTGATCAATACGTTCTTTggtttcttctttttatttttccaaaCATGTAAGTAGATCCAGAGTCTAGCTCCCAATGGCTCCCATAGAAATACTTTGTCACGTGGAGATTGTCTATTCATACGTTATATGTCTATTAATACGTTATATGTCTATTAATAAGTTATGTATCTATTCATACGTTTTGTATTTATTCATACAGATGaaatttcttcattgtttacatGCTGTGTTTACCGCAGTTCATATTATGGattctttaaaaactttaatatataaagattatagcattattattccgtttaattgtttacaaaacacacTCAGtgtatcgacagtgatacgcaaattaagacccgcggatcatatccggctagtattgTATAAAACGTAACACATAATGTAGTTACGGATGTTTTACACAAAGTTACACACCAGTGACACAGTTAACACATGCCAACCTTTCTGACACAGCTCAGATCTGGGGCAACCTAATCTCGTCACTAGTATTCACCCCAGATCAAAACAAGACAGACTCTGGGCAATGTGGGGCAGCTTTCTGTCCTAGTGATGCCAAGGGCAATGGTTCTGACAATTTctcccagacaagtgataaggtGAGCCCTATGTTTTTATATCATCCTGTGAGTTCCATTTCACGTGTAGGCCTATTAACCATGTCAATTTAAGTGtaattataaagaaataaataaaaaaaatagcttatttCTGAAATTTACGTAAAGAAAACTATTAAATCCCAACTCTTGTGTCCAAAAaataacaagttttttttttttttaattgttcaatctaaggggaagaacaaaaaaacaaaacaaaaaatgaattacTTCCCTTGACTTCTTCCTATTGAATACATTGTCGAGATTCCTTGTTTTCaaactttgtttatttaaataaaaaaagttcatCTCATTATTGATTTTAATTTGAATCTCCGGCTTTATACATTTCACACTAACTACGACCATATTTCACATAGTGACTATATACCTTACATTCAAATGTTCCATAAATACTTTGCATGTACCTATTGACTATACTTTCCATTCCACTGATGATCATAGGTGTACACAGTGTGTGGTATCTACATTGCCTCGGCGGTCATAGCCGTCATCATAGCCTCACTGTTCCTGGATCAGATAACGCTGGACAAGGAGACCAAGGCGGAGGACAGGAAGCTGAGCCCCCAGCTCCTGGTGTCGACTTTCCGCCATTTGTTCTCCTCTCCTATTCAGGTCATGCTGATACCTTTGACTATTTACAGCGGCGTGGAGCAGGCGTTCATTGGTGGGGACTTTACCAAGGTATACGCCCCTACAttttctgtctctttatctcacttttttgtctttctctttcatccGCCCATCTCCTTATTTCTGTGTCTCTTGCATTatcatttactttactttaaaaaaaaaaaaaattgagtgtGGTCTTTATATAGCCCCCACCCCTTCAGTCCCGAAGCGACTATGGACCATTTTATAAATGTCTGGGCATCAGCTATGGCCGGAACGATgttgcccacacagcagttcccccccccccccgcccctctCCACGCAGGAACGGCAAGCGCGGGTAACGTCTGGGATGCcccaggctctgccagggtgtagcactgagtgCTTGCAAGCTGCTTAATTAAAAGTCGCCTTCTCCTGATTTTTCTTCAGGGTTGACtctcgaagcctttcccatatTTGGGTACAGGTGCAAGGCAGACCCTGGGTTTTCCTTCTTCTATCTGGGTGCTGTCATGCCCGAGGCTTTCTGGTTTAGGTGCCAGTTTGCactttctcctgttagtgaaaacagttccgccggactcagtatctgagccacacgtgaaggccagatCCAGTACCACTTCCAGTAATGACAACTTTACGGAACCAAGTGTGGTCTAGTGAAGTGACTATGTATATGACCAAGAAACAGACAATGAACCAATCAAAGAAACACATGCACAAGATGAGTTGCAGACAGCACACGCGGCCATTTTGAaggatgtttttgtttgtttgacatgtttcggatgttccttcagagttgaagatagtttacttcctagtccaaacctcccgcaggacgacgggggg contains the following coding sequences:
- the LOC106069793 gene encoding protein unc-93 homolog A-like — its product is MTDNKGFSGEEKIPKFDLVTVTTQNSTPQEKSRDGEMKDGKPSMTVKVILKNVFVVSLAFTFLFTAFNSMANLQTSLNKEDGVGAWSMSTIYVSLIVSCMFLPNFIISRLGCKWTIPISMIGYILFMGANFYAVKGTMIPASIILGMGAAPLWSAKCTYLTQIGVWYSKLTNQDQDGVINTFFGFFFLFFQTSQIWGNLISSLVFTPDQNKTDSGQCGAAFCPSDAKGNGSDNFSQTSDKVYTVCGIYIASAVIAVIIASLFLDQITLDKETKAEDRKLSPQLLVSTFRHLFSSPIQVMLIPLTIYSGVEQAFIGGDFTKAFISCSLGIWNLGYVMICYGVADALCSFLFGKLVTYIGHIPFFVLAFGTHGGLQIAFLKWSPQSDQEIIFYVCAALWGMGDAVIQTQVNALYGHLFSDKAEAAFANYRLWESLGFAVTFAYNDYLCTDTKLYVCLGVLGTAVICYTIVEVMAWRKKKYSADITN